The following are from one region of the Polyangiaceae bacterium genome:
- a CDS encoding DUF427 domain-containing protein, with translation MTERYGWQWYGQSRPPFAVEPGPGQESVWDYPRPPRVETDGRLVEVLSGGVQLARSKVAMRVLETASPPTFYILPEDVSFAELERCGGSSFCEWKGEASYWSLRGSERPVAWSYDRPKPGFEALGGAIAFYPSRVECFVAGERVEAQPGDFYGGWITRELVGPFKGDPGSSGW, from the coding sequence ATGACCGAACGCTACGGATGGCAGTGGTATGGCCAATCGAGGCCGCCGTTTGCCGTGGAGCCGGGGCCTGGTCAGGAATCCGTCTGGGACTACCCGCGTCCGCCGCGCGTGGAAACGGACGGACGACTCGTCGAGGTGTTGAGCGGCGGCGTCCAGCTGGCCCGCTCCAAGGTAGCGATGCGGGTGTTGGAGACAGCAAGCCCGCCCACGTTCTACATCCTGCCGGAGGACGTGAGCTTCGCGGAGCTCGAGCGCTGCGGCGGGAGCTCCTTCTGCGAGTGGAAAGGCGAAGCCAGCTACTGGTCACTGCGCGGTTCCGAGCGCCCCGTCGCTTGGAGCTACGATCGGCCGAAGCCTGGCTTCGAAGCGCTCGGCGGAGCCATCGCCTTCTATCCGAGCCGTGTTGAGTGCTTCGTCGCAGGAGAGCGGGTGGAAGCGCAGCCTGGGGACTTCTACGGTGGCTGGATCACGCGGGAGCTGGTGGGGCCGTTCAAAGGGGACCCAGGTAGCTCTGGCTGGTAG
- a CDS encoding leucyl aminopeptidase: MALSIRLSSADPLTASTDVLAVGVIQGALDKQKLLVALNGALEGALFAEAERAEFSGAADSLLEVQTGGRLPTKRILLIGLGSKRGVDAARLRIFAATAARCGNALLATSVGLAPPDKAAGPLMRSLGEGVVLGSYRFTKYLTGDRKPKKEITDVEVFKSGKANASEKKLLEKGLAVGNSICVARDAVNEPPNELTPERMAQIARDISKAGKLKISVLDKAGIAKAGMKLHYAVGQGSANEPRFIHMSYVPKRSKKKIVFVGKGLTFDSGGLCIKPAPGMGEMKSDMGGAASVLGVMSAIAELSPNVEVHGIIGAAENMPDGAAYRPGDIFGSLDGKTVEIINTDAEGRLVLADALAYARNLEPDLIVDAATLTGACMVALGKNCTGFYTADDRLAKSVDKAASDAGENFWRMPLLAELREQLKSDCADLKHTGDRWGGSITAALFLREFVGDVPWIHCDIAGPAFSDAPRGVLPKGGTGHPVLTFLNLIESFN; the protein is encoded by the coding sequence ATGGCGCTCAGCATTCGACTTTCCTCGGCGGACCCGTTGACCGCCAGCACCGACGTTCTGGCCGTAGGCGTGATTCAAGGCGCCCTCGACAAGCAGAAGCTGTTGGTCGCCCTGAATGGCGCTCTCGAAGGTGCGCTGTTTGCCGAGGCAGAGCGAGCGGAGTTCAGCGGTGCCGCAGACAGCTTGCTCGAGGTGCAGACTGGTGGGCGTCTGCCGACGAAGCGGATTCTGCTGATTGGCCTCGGAAGCAAGCGGGGCGTGGATGCTGCGCGGCTGCGTATCTTCGCGGCAACGGCTGCACGCTGCGGGAACGCGCTGCTCGCGACCAGCGTTGGCCTAGCGCCTCCGGACAAGGCCGCTGGGCCCTTGATGCGCAGCCTGGGCGAGGGCGTCGTTCTCGGTTCCTACCGCTTCACCAAGTACCTCACCGGCGATCGCAAGCCGAAGAAGGAGATCACCGACGTCGAGGTCTTCAAATCAGGTAAGGCCAACGCCTCTGAGAAGAAGCTGCTCGAGAAGGGCCTTGCCGTGGGGAACAGCATCTGCGTCGCGCGTGACGCGGTGAACGAGCCCCCGAACGAGCTGACCCCGGAGCGCATGGCGCAGATCGCGCGGGACATCTCCAAGGCAGGCAAGCTGAAGATCAGCGTGCTCGACAAGGCGGGCATCGCCAAAGCCGGCATGAAGCTGCACTACGCGGTCGGCCAAGGCAGCGCCAATGAGCCGCGCTTCATCCACATGAGCTACGTGCCCAAGCGCTCGAAGAAGAAGATCGTCTTCGTCGGTAAGGGGCTGACGTTCGACTCGGGTGGCTTGTGCATCAAGCCAGCTCCGGGCATGGGCGAGATGAAGAGCGACATGGGCGGCGCGGCTTCCGTCCTGGGCGTGATGTCGGCGATCGCCGAGCTGAGCCCGAACGTCGAGGTGCACGGCATCATCGGCGCGGCGGAGAACATGCCCGATGGCGCGGCGTACCGCCCCGGCGACATCTTCGGCTCCCTCGATGGCAAGACCGTCGAAATCATCAACACCGACGCCGAGGGGCGCTTGGTGTTGGCGGACGCGCTGGCCTACGCCAGGAACCTCGAGCCTGACCTGATCGTCGACGCTGCCACGCTCACTGGCGCGTGCATGGTTGCCCTGGGTAAGAACTGCACGGGCTTCTACACGGCGGACGACCGCTTGGCGAAGAGCGTGGACAAGGCGGCTTCGGACGCCGGTGAGAACTTCTGGCGGATGCCGCTCCTGGCTGAGCTGCGTGAGCAGTTGAAGAGCGACTGCGCCGATCTCAAGCACACCGGCGATCGCTGGGGTGGCAGCATCACGGCGGCGCTCTTCCTGCGGGAGTTCGTGGGTGATGTGCCGTGGATCCACTGCGACATCGCCGGTCCGGCCTTCAGTGACGCACCGCGCGGTGTGCTGCCGAAGGGTGGCACGGGGCACCCCGTGTTGACCTTCCTGAACCTGATCGAGAGCTTCAACTAG
- the map gene encoding type I methionyl aminopeptidase, with protein MLRVLSPKEIVAMREAGRAAAATLAWVGAQLVPGMTTAHIDQLVREDTKRRGGTPSQLGYHGFPAAVCTSRNEVVCHGIPHPHEKLEEGDIINVDVTTRLKGFHGDTSKTFLVGQTSAEAQHVVRVAREARDVGIRTVKAGSRLGDIGFAIQSFAEREGCSVVRDLGGHGIGREMHQEPHVPHFGKPGSGLRLKAGMAITIEPMVNLGTHEIVQLDDGWTIVTADGRLSAQFEHTIVVTDTGAEIMTLEP; from the coding sequence ATGCTCCGAGTGCTGAGTCCCAAAGAAATCGTCGCTATGCGCGAAGCTGGCCGCGCGGCGGCAGCTACGCTTGCCTGGGTCGGCGCTCAGCTGGTCCCGGGTATGACGACAGCGCACATCGACCAGTTGGTGAGGGAAGACACCAAGCGGCGTGGTGGTACGCCCAGCCAGCTCGGGTACCACGGCTTTCCTGCTGCAGTTTGCACCAGTCGCAACGAAGTGGTCTGTCATGGCATCCCTCACCCCCACGAAAAATTGGAGGAGGGGGACATCATCAACGTTGATGTGACGACTCGCTTGAAAGGTTTCCATGGGGATACTTCCAAGACGTTTCTCGTTGGGCAGACCAGCGCGGAAGCCCAACATGTGGTCCGCGTGGCGAGAGAAGCGCGCGACGTGGGGATACGTACCGTGAAAGCGGGAAGCCGCCTCGGGGACATCGGCTTCGCGATTCAGAGCTTTGCCGAACGCGAAGGCTGCAGTGTGGTGCGCGATCTGGGTGGGCATGGCATCGGGCGTGAGATGCATCAGGAACCCCATGTCCCGCACTTCGGCAAGCCGGGGAGTGGGCTGCGCCTGAAGGCAGGCATGGCCATCACCATCGAACCGATGGTGAACCTGGGCACTCACGAGATCGTTCAACTCGACGACGGCTGGACGATCGTCACGGCGGACGGGCGCCTCTCCGCTCAGTTCGAGCACACGATTGTGGTCACGGACACGGGCGCGGAGATCATGACGCTCGAGCCTTGA
- a CDS encoding metallophosphoesterase family protein has protein sequence MTLEHRVEQLEGSYCRVGCIGDVHCEDLVLERILAFFADARLDLVVCVGDLMDGLGDADRTISLLREHRVHTVRGNHDRWFLTGTQRDLPITTPPTAVNESSRKYLEQLPVSLDFETPRGLVKVCHGLGDNDMLGIKPDDHGYSLESEELIRLLEGPWRWVINGHTHQLMLRQFALQQSVVGNEPIEVPAAEASLGVLNAGTLLRGYPQGFAIVDFSHGDAPVAEIAQASALISVRPAAGHVGHWSLPPGPDGSWVSDGSGAGLRLVRMLALD, from the coding sequence ATGACACTCGAGCATCGTGTAGAGCAACTGGAGGGCAGCTACTGTCGGGTCGGCTGCATTGGCGACGTGCACTGCGAGGACCTCGTGCTGGAGCGCATCCTCGCATTCTTCGCGGATGCTCGACTCGACTTGGTCGTCTGCGTCGGGGACTTGATGGACGGCCTGGGTGATGCGGACCGCACCATCTCGCTGCTGCGAGAGCACCGTGTGCACACCGTGCGCGGCAACCACGACCGCTGGTTCTTGACGGGCACCCAGCGCGACCTCCCGATTACCACGCCGCCGACTGCGGTGAACGAATCCTCGCGGAAATACCTGGAGCAGCTGCCCGTCAGCCTTGATTTCGAGACACCGCGGGGATTGGTGAAGGTGTGTCACGGCCTCGGCGACAACGACATGCTTGGCATCAAGCCAGATGACCACGGGTACAGCCTGGAGAGCGAAGAGCTGATTCGCCTGCTGGAAGGACCTTGGCGCTGGGTGATCAACGGACACACCCATCAGCTGATGCTGCGCCAGTTCGCGCTCCAACAGTCGGTCGTTGGCAATGAGCCGATCGAAGTTCCCGCGGCTGAAGCGTCCCTGGGCGTGTTGAACGCCGGCACGCTGCTTCGCGGCTACCCCCAGGGATTTGCCATCGTGGACTTTTCTCATGGGGATGCGCCCGTTGCTGAAATCGCTCAAGCGAGTGCACTGATTTCCGTGCGTCCTGCTGCGGGTCACGTGGGGCACTGGTCGCTGCCGCCCGGTCCGGATGGTTCTTGGGTGTCGGATGGCTCCGGAGCCGGCTTGAGGCTGGTGCGGATGCTAGCTTTGGACTGA
- a CDS encoding DUF2277 domain-containing protein: MCRNIKTLFNFEPPATEEEIRAASLQFVRKLSGYNAPSQTNAQAFERAVEEVTEAATRLLDSLSTHAPPKDREEEARKAKERNQRRFGGA, from the coding sequence ATGTGTCGCAACATCAAGACTCTCTTCAACTTCGAGCCCCCCGCGACGGAGGAGGAAATTCGCGCGGCCTCGTTGCAGTTCGTGCGCAAGCTCTCCGGCTACAACGCGCCGTCGCAAACCAACGCTCAAGCGTTCGAGCGCGCCGTCGAGGAGGTCACGGAGGCGGCCACGCGCCTGCTTGACTCCCTGAGCACCCACGCCCCTCCCAAGGACCGCGAGGAAGAAGCGCGCAAGGCCAAGGAGCGCAATCAGCGGCGCTTTGGCGGCGCCTGA
- a CDS encoding LysR family transcriptional regulator codes for MSLVQLEYFVAIAEEGNIGRAAKRLHVSQPPLSRQLKSLEEELGADLFKRTPRGVQLLPHGKRFLEHARRILAEVEQAKICLAPLASHRPA; via the coding sequence ATGAGCCTCGTGCAGCTCGAGTATTTCGTCGCTATCGCAGAGGAAGGCAACATCGGCCGTGCCGCCAAGCGCCTCCATGTGTCTCAACCGCCGCTGAGTCGCCAACTCAAGTCGCTGGAGGAGGAGCTCGGCGCTGACCTATTCAAGCGCACGCCCCGCGGGGTCCAACTGTTACCGCACGGTAAGCGCTTTCTCGAGCACGCACGACGCATCCTGGCGGAGGTGGAGCAAGCCAAAATCTGCCTCGCTCCGCTAGCCAGCCACAGACCAGCATGA
- a CDS encoding transglycosylase domain-containing protein, with product MRRRAKVALFGVPSLLVFAALVGFGPVVRHQAKSAAEKRGLQLEIGSVRPGWGRIWLRDVSVSSVVAPGIQAKVASLEVVPSGLHPKVIRIHGGFVQLRGTTAELRDQLRLLQGGRSGTGGGGSTQISAEGIDLSWLAGEGARVDAWGIRYARSPEVESFHVDRLQSDRGFPLVGTGLAVELGREDGARVLRNVSSEALDARLDLDRSTRTRVVSDAAPSSRGEGWRKRIALAGISVSRVVPVGAKVDLAGLSVTLMRGGQPLRIGPGTLRVERTDSEISAELTPGDSKQQNPLNARVVLPLDATKDVKLSLHGGPVSLAWLGVREGEWGLSDVGHSKLSANADLLLKDQGRLLDFKGKVAVSDLTIEHRWLAPRRVEGLAAGFDGRGELALDGHFVRFVESDVSFGQVHATVTAELNRGEDGFQLKARGSVPLASCQTLLDSSPKGLTPLLTGMRASGTFAGDASIDLDSQHAERMKLKWNVANECRITATPADVAPLRFKQPFTLNVVGADGATVPFQTGPGSVNWTPRASISRHMETAVLICEDGRFFRHRGFDEEAIHNSIRENIKQRRFVRGASTISMQLAKNLYLKREKTLSRKLQEAVLTMLLEQEFSKQQLMELYLNVIEYAPGVYGIGPAARYYFNTHPSQLSLGQALYIGSILSNPKQQHFGASGEVGPGWSGYLRKLMKLGNRIRLVSDAELEDGLREQVTFKVPYSPRLPAEGEDPDAAHEADLANTGGNPAGTEDTPVFP from the coding sequence ATGCGCCGTCGCGCAAAAGTCGCCCTCTTCGGCGTTCCGTCCCTCCTGGTCTTTGCGGCGCTCGTCGGTTTCGGGCCGGTGGTCCGCCATCAGGCTAAATCTGCGGCTGAGAAGCGCGGCCTCCAGCTGGAGATCGGCAGCGTGCGTCCTGGTTGGGGGCGGATCTGGCTGCGGGACGTCAGCGTGTCTTCGGTGGTCGCCCCTGGGATCCAGGCGAAGGTTGCCTCGCTTGAGGTCGTCCCGTCCGGGCTTCATCCGAAGGTGATTCGGATCCACGGCGGCTTCGTGCAGCTTCGCGGGACGACGGCCGAGTTGCGGGATCAACTTCGGTTGCTTCAAGGCGGCAGGTCGGGGACCGGCGGCGGCGGTTCGACTCAGATTTCCGCAGAGGGGATCGACTTGAGTTGGCTCGCTGGCGAAGGTGCGCGAGTCGATGCCTGGGGGATCCGTTACGCGCGGTCCCCCGAGGTCGAGTCGTTTCATGTCGATCGGCTCCAGTCCGATCGCGGGTTTCCTCTCGTCGGCACGGGTCTGGCCGTTGAGCTCGGGCGTGAAGACGGCGCGAGGGTGTTACGAAACGTCTCTTCAGAGGCGTTGGACGCCCGGCTCGATTTGGATCGGAGCACCCGAACTCGCGTGGTCAGCGATGCCGCGCCAAGCAGTCGGGGTGAAGGTTGGCGAAAGCGCATCGCTCTCGCCGGGATATCTGTTTCTCGTGTCGTCCCCGTCGGGGCCAAGGTCGATTTGGCTGGGTTGAGCGTCACGCTGATGCGCGGAGGACAGCCGTTGCGGATCGGCCCCGGCACGTTGCGTGTGGAGCGTACCGACTCGGAGATCTCTGCGGAGCTCACTCCCGGAGATTCGAAGCAGCAGAATCCACTCAACGCACGGGTGGTCCTTCCTCTCGACGCCACGAAAGACGTGAAGCTCTCGCTGCACGGGGGGCCGGTGAGTCTCGCCTGGCTCGGAGTGCGTGAGGGGGAGTGGGGCCTCAGCGACGTCGGGCACTCGAAACTCAGCGCCAACGCCGATCTGTTGCTCAAGGATCAAGGGCGCTTGCTCGACTTCAAGGGCAAGGTGGCGGTGAGCGACCTCACGATCGAGCATCGCTGGCTGGCACCCCGGAGGGTCGAGGGACTCGCAGCTGGTTTTGATGGTCGCGGCGAGCTTGCGCTGGACGGGCATTTCGTCCGTTTCGTCGAGTCCGACGTGTCTTTTGGTCAGGTCCACGCGACGGTGACCGCCGAACTCAATCGTGGGGAGGACGGATTTCAGCTGAAAGCGCGTGGCTCTGTGCCTCTCGCTTCCTGCCAAACGTTGCTCGACTCGTCACCCAAGGGATTGACCCCACTCCTCACTGGTATGCGCGCGTCCGGAACGTTTGCGGGCGACGCGAGCATCGACCTGGACTCGCAACACGCAGAACGGATGAAGCTGAAGTGGAATGTCGCGAACGAGTGTCGCATCACGGCCACGCCCGCTGATGTCGCGCCGCTGCGCTTCAAGCAGCCGTTCACTCTGAACGTGGTCGGGGCCGATGGCGCGACGGTGCCCTTTCAGACCGGCCCCGGGTCGGTCAACTGGACGCCGCGCGCCTCGATCAGTCGGCATATGGAGACCGCGGTGTTGATCTGCGAGGACGGCCGCTTTTTTCGACATCGTGGGTTCGACGAAGAAGCGATCCACAACTCCATCCGAGAGAACATCAAGCAGCGACGTTTCGTGCGCGGTGCCAGCACGATCTCGATGCAGCTCGCAAAGAACCTCTACCTGAAGCGGGAGAAGACTCTGTCTCGCAAGCTCCAGGAGGCGGTGCTTACGATGCTGCTCGAGCAGGAGTTCAGCAAGCAACAGCTCATGGAACTCTATTTGAACGTGATCGAGTACGCGCCCGGGGTGTACGGGATCGGGCCCGCGGCGCGGTACTACTTCAACACGCACCCAAGCCAGCTTTCCCTGGGGCAAGCACTGTACATCGGGTCCATCCTGTCGAATCCCAAGCAGCAGCACTTCGGTGCTTCAGGCGAGGTTGGTCCAGGATGGTCTGGATACCTGCGTAAGCTCATGAAGCTGGGCAACCGCATTCGCCTGGTGAGTGACGCCGAGCTCGAAGACGGCTTGCGCGAGCAGGTGACTTTCAAGGTGCCTTACTCGCCGCGTCTCCCTGCTGAAGGCGAGGACCCGGATGCGGCGCACGAGGCCGATCTGGCGAACACCGGCGGCAACCCCGCAGGCACCGAAGACACGCCAGTGTTTCCGTGA
- a CDS encoding peptidyl-prolyl cis-trans isomerase, translated as MKPTRGTIALLFVLLPGCGEDEQQAPVAQRASLSDGTVAVVGTQPISGTTVRSIASAQGLSLEVARDSAVQDSLFAQAADARLSPYERSVVRRGELARALYQELEADARAKGPATDAELSELTQERWLTFDRPSAARTSHAVVLVDKDTDKARAKALAERILEAVTGAKDEADFTAKAKSVPTEGLNVRVEALPPVAADGRPVTPDNPAPPTARFDKLFSEAANAIAEVGGLSPVTETPFGFHVIFLAEKTPELRVPVDERRTKLAHDVIVRRIQRQEAQLLAQSKVPVEVSRAAESLTAAVRVRQ; from the coding sequence ATGAAGCCGACTCGCGGCACCATCGCGCTTCTGTTCGTGCTGCTCCCTGGGTGCGGCGAGGACGAACAACAGGCGCCCGTCGCCCAGCGCGCGAGTCTTAGCGACGGCACGGTCGCCGTCGTCGGCACTCAGCCAATTTCGGGAACCACGGTGCGCAGCATCGCCTCTGCGCAAGGACTCAGTCTCGAGGTGGCCAGGGACTCCGCTGTTCAGGACAGTTTGTTCGCGCAGGCAGCGGACGCTCGTCTCAGCCCCTACGAACGCAGCGTGGTTCGCCGGGGAGAGCTGGCGCGCGCCCTCTATCAAGAGCTCGAAGCCGACGCGCGCGCCAAGGGACCTGCAACCGACGCTGAGCTGTCGGAGCTCACCCAGGAGCGCTGGCTGACGTTTGATCGCCCAAGCGCCGCGCGTACGAGCCATGCCGTCGTGCTGGTAGACAAGGACACGGACAAGGCGCGCGCGAAGGCGCTTGCGGAGCGCATCCTCGAGGCCGTCACCGGCGCAAAGGACGAAGCGGACTTCACAGCGAAGGCCAAATCAGTTCCGACCGAAGGCCTGAACGTGCGGGTCGAGGCGTTGCCCCCGGTTGCCGCCGATGGCCGGCCAGTGACTCCGGACAATCCGGCGCCGCCGACTGCGCGCTTCGACAAGCTGTTTAGCGAGGCGGCCAACGCCATCGCTGAAGTTGGTGGGCTGAGCCCGGTGACCGAGACGCCGTTCGGGTTTCATGTGATTTTCCTGGCGGAAAAAACGCCGGAGCTGCGGGTGCCCGTAGACGAGCGGCGCACCAAGCTCGCTCATGATGTCATCGTGCGGCGTATCCAGCGCCAAGAGGCGCAGCTGCTCGCGCAAAGCAAGGTACCCGTTGAAGTGAGCCGCGCCGCGGAGAGCCTCACCGCCGCTGTGCGGGTCCGCCAATGA
- a CDS encoding CbrC family protein — MAKHFDDLGAAFPLFAAAAEEAAEYVGLGTCSLSGDSDVPCFRLGMGCALMIECPECQALNGLDCDEREDEVCHECADLVHFPGDMPEEIIVSYAALRDFRAAISKDTEYGMITWEQAQSGLTHGVPGGSGLRHSERVPLVEIGHDWIGARLDPQVMRELLTTPTYISWQGERWLFDGGTPGVYQGCWTQADFKHHAGTQDPQSFFEQVIESKERWMWKALEGGRISVYVFSMPSSGKLRAHWDMD, encoded by the coding sequence TTGGCCAAGCACTTCGACGATCTTGGGGCGGCTTTCCCGCTCTTTGCAGCAGCAGCAGAAGAAGCGGCGGAGTACGTCGGGCTAGGCACCTGCAGCCTCTCCGGGGACAGCGACGTACCGTGCTTTCGCTTGGGTATGGGCTGCGCGTTGATGATCGAGTGCCCAGAGTGCCAGGCGCTCAATGGCCTCGATTGCGATGAGCGAGAAGATGAGGTTTGCCACGAGTGTGCAGACCTCGTGCATTTCCCCGGCGACATGCCCGAAGAAATCATCGTCTCGTATGCCGCGCTCAGAGATTTCCGTGCGGCGATAAGCAAGGACACCGAGTACGGGATGATCACCTGGGAGCAAGCGCAGTCGGGGCTGACCCACGGCGTGCCCGGTGGCAGCGGGCTGCGCCACTCGGAGCGGGTGCCGCTGGTCGAGATCGGTCACGACTGGATTGGTGCTCGCCTGGATCCTCAGGTCATGCGTGAGCTGTTGACCACGCCGACCTATATCTCCTGGCAGGGGGAGCGCTGGTTGTTCGACGGCGGAACTCCCGGTGTCTACCAGGGCTGCTGGACCCAGGCTGACTTCAAGCACCACGCCGGCACTCAAGACCCCCAGAGCTTCTTCGAACAAGTGATCGAGAGCAAAGAGCGCTGGATGTGGAAGGCGCTAGAGGGCGGCCGCATTAGCGTCTACGTGTTCAGCATGCCGAGCAGTGGCAAGCTGCGCGCCCACTGGGACATGGACTGA
- a CDS encoding ADP-ribosylglycohydrolase family protein has product MSTVPPGAVPPARLERALRSLRGLATGDALGERFFVNPDTVEQLIEARVFPRGTWGYTDDTVMALAVVENLAEFGHIEPRALALGFGEKYTADPGRGYGPSMHRTLQALHAGADYREVARAPFGGSGSMGNGGAMRAAPVGAFWAPEALTPAAELEAAWAHVAAEARLSAAVTHANPEGQAGAEAVAIAAAWVAWVAEQKAQRPLTELFQLVLRHTTPGETTARIERAASLPSEYDVRTAVSALGNGSQVLAQDTVPFCLWCVARHLGDYEAAFWATVSGLGDRDTTCAIVGGILASDSRVCAPAEWTEERESLVVMSRQPPLKGLEES; this is encoded by the coding sequence ATATCCACCGTTCCCCCTGGAGCCGTCCCGCCGGCGCGCCTCGAGCGTGCGCTGCGTTCACTGCGCGGGCTGGCGACGGGAGACGCTCTCGGTGAGCGATTCTTCGTGAACCCAGACACCGTCGAGCAGCTGATCGAAGCGCGTGTATTTCCGCGCGGTACCTGGGGCTACACCGATGACACCGTGATGGCACTGGCGGTGGTGGAGAACTTGGCTGAGTTTGGCCACATCGAGCCCCGCGCGTTGGCGCTAGGGTTCGGGGAGAAATACACCGCAGATCCAGGCCGCGGCTACGGGCCGTCGATGCACCGCACGCTCCAGGCGCTTCACGCAGGAGCCGACTATCGGGAGGTCGCCCGAGCTCCGTTCGGAGGCAGCGGCTCCATGGGCAATGGCGGAGCGATGCGCGCCGCTCCGGTGGGCGCGTTTTGGGCTCCGGAAGCGCTGACTCCCGCCGCTGAGCTCGAGGCAGCTTGGGCTCACGTCGCCGCGGAGGCCCGGCTGTCTGCGGCAGTGACTCACGCAAACCCCGAAGGCCAAGCCGGAGCAGAGGCCGTAGCGATCGCCGCGGCCTGGGTCGCCTGGGTTGCCGAGCAGAAAGCTCAGAGGCCGCTCACCGAGCTCTTCCAGCTGGTGCTCAGGCACACCACGCCGGGAGAGACCACCGCCCGCATCGAGCGCGCAGCCAGCCTGCCGTCGGAGTACGACGTGCGCACGGCGGTGAGCGCATTGGGCAACGGCAGCCAAGTGTTGGCGCAGGACACAGTGCCTTTCTGCCTGTGGTGCGTCGCCCGTCACCTCGGCGACTACGAAGCTGCTTTCTGGGCCACCGTGAGCGGCCTCGGAGATCGCGACACCACCTGCGCCATCGTGGGCGGAATTCTCGCGAGTGACTCGCGAGTCTGCGCACCGGCTGAGTGGACCGAAGAGCGCGAGTCCCTGGTCGTGATGAGCCGCCAGCCACCCCTCAAGGGCCTCGAAGAGTCATGA
- a CDS encoding nucleoside deaminase, translating to MRRALSEADAAETHADVPIGCVIVGPDNQLLATGHNRRELDADPTAHAEVVAIRAAALQRGHWRLDGCTLYVTLEPCPMCAGAIVNSRISRVVYGASDPKAGALDSLYSLGSDQRLNHRFEHLGMVLADESVARLRGFFAKLRAEGQK from the coding sequence ATGCGGCGGGCGCTCAGCGAGGCGGACGCGGCGGAAACCCACGCGGACGTACCCATCGGCTGCGTGATCGTTGGCCCTGATAATCAGCTCCTTGCGACCGGGCATAACCGCCGCGAACTGGACGCGGACCCCACAGCGCACGCCGAGGTCGTGGCTATCCGAGCCGCAGCGCTGCAACGCGGGCACTGGCGACTCGATGGCTGCACTCTCTACGTCACCCTCGAACCGTGCCCGATGTGCGCGGGAGCGATCGTCAACTCCCGCATCTCGCGCGTCGTCTACGGTGCGTCAGACCCCAAAGCTGGCGCGCTCGATTCGCTCTACTCGCTCGGCAGCGACCAGCGTCTCAACCACCGCTTCGAACATCTTGGGATGGTGCTGGCGGACGAGTCCGTGGCGCGTTTGCGCGGCTTTTTCGCCAAACTCCGCGCTGAGGGTCAGAAGTAG
- a CDS encoding ADP-ribosylglycohydrolase family protein: MLEQAPYLPPGRPSLVAVTQQQNSHRGEARRRVSAVEAVQGALLGTAVGDSLGLPYEGMSRQRVMNTLRGDPLRQRLMFGRGMVSDDTDHACLVLETLAETTDPDQFAHQLGDRLRWWLAGLPAGVGWATLRGIARLWLGKSPHESGVYSAGNGPAMRAPLIGAFPQGNNREKRRALVRASTRLTHTDPRAEQGAQVLASAAAYARLGEAPEDILRLVLADAEDLELHTRLERVAESLKSPSAELCAEWGLGRGVTGYVNDTVPAALHAWAHNQGHIEPALAEVIRLGGDTDTTGAIVGALCGVTHGVQSIPLPWIEGIVEWPRSTEWMLRMAERAVLQAPLRRVSFVAQLLRNATFLCAVYGLIAKRALPPY; encoded by the coding sequence ATGCTCGAGCAAGCGCCCTATCTGCCGCCAGGGCGGCCCTCGTTGGTGGCTGTAACCCAACAGCAGAACTCCCACCGCGGCGAAGCCCGCCGCCGAGTAAGCGCGGTGGAGGCAGTGCAAGGCGCGCTCCTCGGGACCGCCGTCGGCGATTCGCTGGGCTTGCCCTACGAGGGAATGAGCCGCCAGCGAGTGATGAACACGCTGCGTGGAGATCCGCTCCGCCAACGCTTGATGTTCGGGCGCGGCATGGTGAGCGACGACACGGATCACGCCTGCCTGGTGCTGGAGACCCTGGCGGAGACGACGGATCCCGATCAATTCGCACACCAGCTCGGCGACCGTCTGCGCTGGTGGCTGGCTGGACTCCCCGCCGGTGTGGGGTGGGCCACGTTGCGTGGCATCGCACGGCTGTGGCTCGGCAAGTCACCCCACGAAAGCGGCGTCTACTCCGCAGGCAATGGTCCCGCGATGCGCGCGCCGCTGATCGGCGCGTTTCCTCAAGGCAATAACAGAGAGAAACGCCGGGCGCTAGTGCGCGCGTCCACCCGACTCACCCACACCGACCCGCGAGCGGAACAAGGCGCTCAGGTGTTGGCGAGCGCCGCCGCCTACGCTCGCCTCGGCGAGGCTCCAGAGGACATCCTGCGGTTGGTGCTGGCTGACGCTGAAGACCTGGAGCTCCACACACGGCTCGAGCGCGTCGCCGAGTCGCTCAAGAGCCCGAGCGCTGAGCTGTGCGCGGAGTGGGGCCTTGGCCGCGGCGTGACCGGCTACGTCAACGACACGGTTCCCGCGGCGCTGCATGCCTGGGCGCATAATCAGGGGCACATCGAGCCGGCCCTCGCAGAAGTCATTCGCCTTGGCGGCGACACCGACACGACGGGCGCCATCGTAGGCGCATTGTGTGGAGTGACTCACGGCGTGCAGAGCATTCCGCTGCCGTGGATCGAGGGCATCGTCGAGTGGCCGCGTTCCACCGAGTGGATGCTGCGAATGGCTGAGCGCGCCGTGCTCCAGGCACCGCTACGCCGCGTATCCTTCGTCGCTCAGCTACTCCGCAATGCCACCTTTCTCTGCGCCGTGTACGGGTTGATCGCCAAGCGCGCGCTACCACCTTATTGA